Proteins encoded within one genomic window of Fragaria vesca subsp. vesca linkage group LG1, FraVesHawaii_1.0, whole genome shotgun sequence:
- the LOC101305298 gene encoding peroxiredoxin Q, chloroplastic-like: MASLSLPKHTFTSLLPTQTPRHYYPSSQLVSKSSNSQFYGLKLSNSTSLPIPSSSSGMNIICGKVEKGKVPPNFNLKDQDGKSVSLSKFKGKPLVLYFYPADETPGCTKQACAFRDSYEKFKKAGAQVVGISGDDSASHKAFAKKYKLPYTLLSDEGNKVRKEWGVPSDLFGTLPGRQTYVLDKNGVVQLIYNNQFQPEKHIDETLKLLQSL; encoded by the exons ATGGCTTCCCTCTCTCTCCCCAAGCACACCTTCACTTCGCTACTCCCCACTCAAACTCCCAGACACTACTACCCATCTTCTCAACTAGTCTCCAAATCTTCAAATTCCCAATTCTATGGCCTCAAGCTCTCCAATTCTACCTCTTTGCCGATTCCATCTTCCTCTTCTGGGATGAATATCATTTGTGGCAAG GTGGAAAAAGGCAAGGTTCCCCCAAATTTTAACTTGAAAGATCAGGATGGTAAATCCGTCAGCCTTTCCAAGTTCAAAGGAAAGCCTTTGGTTCTCTATTTCTACCCTGCTGATGAGACCCCAGGGTGCACCAAACAG GCTTGTGCTTTCAGAGATTCTTATGAGAAGTTCAAAAAAGCTGGAGCACAGGTTGTTGGGATTAGTGGTGATGACTCAGCATCACACAAG GCTTTTGCAAAGAAGTACAAGCTTCCATACACATTACTAAGTGATGAAGGTAATAAGGTGAGGAAAGAATGGGGAGTGCCATCAGATCTGTTTGGGACATTGCCTGGAAGGCAGACCTATGTTCTCGACAAGAATGGAGTGGTTCAACTCATCTACAACAACCAGTTCCAACCCGAGAAGCATATTGATGAAACACTCAAGCTACTTCAGAGCCTTTAA